Below is a genomic region from Fusarium oxysporum f. sp. lycopersici 4287 chromosome 12, whole genome shotgun sequence.
TTCCCAGCCACTGATGAACTCATTGGAAAGCACGTTCTGTACCGATACACTCCCCGAGATGCTTATGAGCATGTTTATCTCAACAAGGGTACTATGGCCTGGCATTGTCTCAGCGGCACAGAGAGGGGCATCGCAGATGCTGAGAAGTGCCAGATGCTCAAGCTGCGAGACAACTTGTACATGCTGTTCTGGACCGAAACAATTATGCCTGTGGAATCAATTGTCGTTGTGGacctggagaagatgaggtcTACTGGGCGTTTCTACTGCTGGGATCCAAAGCCAAAGGAGGCTGTGCACGTGCGATTTGGTTCTTATGCTACTGTTCTGGCAGAGACGTCGCCACTAGAGACGCTGCGAAAGGTTTCGCAGAACAAGTTTTAGAAATAAGTCTATGCTAGTACACATGACAACAGAATCATATCTGCGTTTACTGAGCACCAATATGCCCACCATTGAAAATTAATGTGCTATTTGGAGGTGAGACATGTGGACAAAGATATTGAGGTGTACTTGACAAATCAGAAGACAGTAAATAAGCGATAAGCCTAGTTTCCGCGTTCCTGTATTGTGATGTTGCTTGCAAGGCGAAAAGTCTCAGAGATTGCAGATAAACTAAGggaaaaaaataaaataaaaattcAGTACCGTAACATGATGTATTCTTGAAATGGAACATGATGGTTTGCAAGCCCTCTGCTCTAGGGTAGGGGTATCACGATGTGGCTAGGTCGAGTTGCTTTGGGTCGAGGCCACTGTGACGACGAGCCTCCCTTATAGGGTTAGCGAAGGTAGCTACTAAGTCAGAACTGACTTGGTAAAGATCAATTGGGCTCAAAACTTTCTTGGCTATGCCGCCAATTTTTAGAACCTCACTCCGCAGGAGTGCCAAGCAGCCACGAATCCTTCGCGCCTGATAACCGACCTCAGCTCTGACAATTTTCCAAGCAGATAAGATGAATGACTCGGATTGGTCTCGTTCTATACGATATTCGTATTGTTTCAACAAACCATGTGGTAGGCAAGCCACAGTCAATGCTGAGTTCAATAGAACGTCGGATATAGAGTTGACGCTCGGAGCGTTTAATCCGAAGCCATCATAGGCGAGACTCTGAAACGTTTTCCATTGGTCAATTCATGACTCACAAAAACGGCCTAGAATGCCAACTCGCGGATCAGGCAATTCACTGCAGATACTGATGGACAGCTTTCATACTGCTTTGAGACCATAATAACAGCTAAAACATCGGCCCTATGATCAGTCACATTTACTAGCTGCTTAGCTCGCCTCATGACAGAGCCTTAGGCTTAAGCTTAAGAGTACCTGAGTCAAAGCTATGATCCACCCATCATGCCATGGGCGTTAAGCTATTGGAAGCATTCTTAAACGCATGCCAAGGACGTTGAATTGTGCTCGACAGCCTTAACACGCAAGCGTTTCGGCCAAGTGAATGATCGCCAAACGCGCCTATGAAATCCCCGAGATGCTCGATCTCTTTTGTTATGATCTACGATGCAGCTCACAGACATAAATTGGCTCTAAGATTGACATACCCAAAAAAGGATAACAGTACTTCTGTCAGACGCGAAGCGGCCACTTAAACGACTTCATTCAAGCCCACTATGTAATCTCCAGACCTGGGGAAGCCCCGAGAAATTGTTGGGAGCCATCAGGTAAATAAATCATTTCCCCTTTTTCTCGACATTATACCCTTTGTGGGTTCCCCGAAGCCCACTACGCGCAGAGTTTTCCTTTAACAAAGGTCCAAGCACAAATCGCCACTTGACCTCATTCGGCCAATGCAAAGCAGATCATCCGGTTCTCCGACGCTATTACCGGAATAACACATTACTAACAGTCTAGCCAATCTCCTAGACCCCGGGACAAGATTTCTATGGAACCGCTCTTCGAGTAGGAGAAGAACTAGAAACCTGTCGCGCCCTATCAGAGCGTTTTTCCTCGTGGCAGATTGGCCCAGGTCCGAAGTTCCCTGACTCAAAGGTCCCGACTTTCTGGCTGCGCCAACACAAGCAGGGCTAGCCTCCCCGTCATGAAGATCGAGCTAAGACGGATCTAGATAAGACGCAAATCATTGCCATGTTTTGCTGGTTACGCCGCTTGGGTAGTCTGTTACAGGAATCCCCTTTTGTCTCCATCTCCTGCACTCCACAGACGAAACTATCCCGGTCTGGATTGTTGTCCGGAGACTCGTGGCGAGTGAGTGGTGTTTTACCATGTCTGCATATATAGTCGATGGGGTGTTGCCCGCTCGCTCGGTTAGGAGAGAGAGTCCACCCGCTGCGCCctgttcttctttcttcttctctgccacACGAGTTCAACACCATGGCGATCGAGAGTCGGGCGACGCAGATTGCTGCGATCGGTTATACTTTTGTGATCGTCTCATCGATTGCGACATGTCTCCGCGTCTACTGCCGAGTATGGGTTGTCAAGGCGTTTGGCGCGGATGATTGGCTTGCCCTCATTGCCCAGGTAGGACGCATTTCCCCTATCGGTATCACCCTGCTAACCGAGAAAGTTTATGTTCATCGTCTTTTGCTCCTATGAGATCACTGGTGTCCGATATGGAACTGGACGTCACTTCAAGGACATTGAGCCGGAGAATATCCCCAGAGCGATGCAGATGTGGTGGACATGCGAACCGACCTACGTCTTGACCAACATGGCCATCAAGGCCAGTATTGCTATCTTCTTGTTACGAATCTGTATTACACGTACACACAAGATTATCATCTGGACCATCACTGGCATTACAGAAATCTATagcttgttcttcttcctgctGTTTGTTCTGCAATGTCGACCTACATCACTCTTCTGGCTCCGATATACCAGCAATCCGCCTGGAGGTAGTTGCTTCGACGCTTCGGTGGTTGCCAAGGCCTTCTATGCTTACTCCGCTATCAGCTGTTTGTCAGATTGGACCTACAGTTTGCTACCCATTGCCCTGGTTTACAATCTTCAAATGAGCAGAAGAACAAAGATTTCTGTCGTCGGTATTCTAGCCGCAGGTGCTATGTATGTGTCAACACTCCTCTACCCATTGAATTAATTTACTGACCTTGATTACAGTGCCTCTAGTGCAACCATCATTCGCTTCCCTTACCTCTACTCCCTCACCGACATTGACGACTTCCTATACTCTACCTCAGATGTCGCTATCTGGTCCACTGTTGAGACTGGTCTTGGTATCACTGCCTCATCTGTCGCAACACTCCGACCTCTCCTCCGTAACTTCCTTGGCCACGGATCATCTGCAGATGGACAGGGAAACTCAGCCAGGCCTTGGCAGCGAACAGGTAGCAACCATCCAACAGGAGGCTACCTTCGCAGCCACGGCCAGAACGGCGAAGAAGCTTTCGATCTCCACGACAATGCTGGCAAGCGTATTGGAGTCACTACCGTCATCGACCACGACGACAAGTCAGAAGGCAATGGCGAAACAGGCAAGAATGGAAGCAGATCAGAAGCTTCTGACTCTGTCGCTGAGCTCCATGGCTGGAATAGCAGCCA
It encodes:
- a CDS encoding hypothetical protein (At least one base has a quality score < 10); its protein translation is MAIESRATQIAAIGYTFVIVSSIATCLRVYCRVWVVKAFGADDWLALIAQFMFIVFCSYEITGVRYGTGRHFKDIEPENIPRAMQMWWTCEPTYVLTNMAIKASIAIFLLRICITRTHKIIIWTITGITEIYSLFFFLLFVLQCRPTSLFWLRYTSNPPGGSCFDASVVAKAFYAYSAISCLSDWTYSLLPIALVYNLQMSRRTKISVVGILAAGAIASSATIIRFPYLYSLTDIDDFLYSTSDVAIWSTVETGLGITASSVATLRPLLRNFLGHGSSADGQGNSARPWQRTGSNHPTGGYLRSHGQNGEEAFDLHDNAGKRIGVTTVIDHDDKSEGNGETGKNGSRSEASDSVAELHGWNSSQSDLADANGQPRAQKGWNVLVKKTVVQTRGSDLA